The window AATGATTTCACCCCGCGGGGCTGGTGTGCGGGGCCATATCCACTCAGCCATATCCTCGGCGATCCGTCCGATATGCTGCTGTAGCCGAGGACAGACAGGCATTTAACCTTCTACTCTTACATCCACTTGCGATTCAGTGCAAAAATGTCGCTCAACGAGATCAAGGGGCGTCTTGCTCTAATTACCGGTGCTTCGGGCGGGTAAGCTTCACCTCTTCAGCTAATCACACAACAAAAACATCAATATCATTACAAAACAGGACTGACCATGCATCTAGAATCGGTGCCGCCTGCGCCCACCAACTCGCCTCCGAAAGCGTTCATCTAGCGCTCACCTACTCAACGAATCTAGACGCAATGAACACGCTTGTAGAGACACTCAAGTCCACCCACGCAGACAAGCAGCTCCGCATCTCCACACACCAAGTAGACGTCAGCTCCGCAGAGTCCATTGAGGCAATGTTCACAGAGATCGACGCGCAGCACGGCCGACGATCGGACATCCTGGTCTCCAACGCCGGGTACGGGAAGCGCTTCCCGAATGTGTGGGATATTACCCTCGAGGAGTTCGACTATACCCTGAACGTCAACCTGCGTGCGTCATTCATCCTTGTTAAGGGCGTCGTGGAGCATATGAAGGCTCAGCACTGGGGCCGGATTGTATTGATGTCTTCTATCGCGGGCCAAGGCGGGGGCATTAATGGGTGTCGTATGCGGGCCTCCTCCCCTTCTTTTTCAGGTGACTGACTAACTTTGTATCTAGATTACGCCGCATCAAAGGGCGGTCTTACCGGCATGATGAAGAATCTTTCTACTCGTCTTGCCGAGTTCAACATCAGCGTCAACGACGTCGCTCCCGCGATGATCGGTGACACGGGGATGATCCCCAACGCGGCCGCGATTCCTGAAGTCGCGGCCAGCATCCCGCTGCAGAGACTGGGTACACCGGAGGAAACGGCTAATGTTGTTACGATGCTGTGCAAGACCGGGTATATGACGGGGCAGAGTCTCCTGCTGGCTGGGGGACTAAAATAGGGGAGTTTTGAGGCACGATAAACGTAACTTTACGATGTGTTCAAGATTCAAGTGTCTAGCGGGAACTAGGCCCAACTTTAGCTTCCATCTGGCAGTAATTCATCATAGCAATTATCATCTATTCAGGCATTGCATACTCTGCTGTTGAAGTGCTGGCATATGGTTACCCCAATAAAGTCACTGCCAGGTTGACTGTGGCAAAGGACGCAAGTCTTCCTTTGGACCTGTTTCGGCTGTAGCTCTCTCCTTGCGTTCCTGTTCGATTTCTTCGGCCCAATATTTGCATCTCTCCATTTTCACGGGTATACATACATACATGCACAACTAACTCTCAATCACAACCTTAACAACTGGCTTCCCCACCTCATCAACCCCCTTACCAGCAAGCTGGAACGCACGCTCCCCATCCGCAAGCTTAATCCGATGAGTAAcgacctgctcctccaccttggccatcttcccACTTGCCATCAACGCAATCGCAGCCGGGTACGCATACCCATCATACCGGAAGACGCCGATAATATCAACCTCGCGCAGCGCCGCCGCGCCAACGGGGAGTGTCTGGATGGGATTTCCCATTCCAATCTGAACGAGGACGCCGCCTGGTGCGGAGGCGTAGATGCCTGCCTGCACGCAGGCCGGCACGCCCGTGCAGTCGTAGACGCGGCTGAAGCCGGGGACTGGAAGATCGCCGTCGGCGGAGACAGCTGCTGCAGTGAGAGTGCTCGCGACGCGCTGGGCATTCTGTAGTGCGAACGCGGTCTGCTCTGCGTGCGGCGCATCCGGCGCAGGAGGCGGGTGGGCGGGATCCCCGCGAGGAATCAGCGCTGTCTTCAGACCTAGACCCAATGCCTCTGCGATCTTCAATCGCGAGGGATCGATGTCGGCCACTACGATAGAGGTAAACTGCTCCGATGTAGCCAGCGCAGAAGCGAGGAGTAGCCCGATGGCGCCCGCGCCAAACACCAGCGCCGCAGTCCCCTCTCCCGTGCTCTTCGACAGAGCCACCTGCTCGGCCGTCGGCGGCCTCGACCGCCGAATAGCATGCAAGCACACAGCCAACGGCTCAATCAATGCCCCACCGGCATCAGACACATTATCTGGCAGGAGATGGCACATGTCGGCGGGATGATTCGTCCGCTCCATGAGCGTGCCGTCCAGGTGCGGGAACTGCTTCGCGCTGCTGCGAAACTGCATCGCCGAGCAGATATTATACCGGCCCTGCTGGCAGAGGGCGCACTTGCGGCACGGCAGACCGACTTCAAGCGCGACGCGGTCGCCGATCTTCAGGCTCTTGACGTCGCCTCCGAGGGCTGTGACGGTGCCCGAGGACTCGTGGCCTAGACACATTGGCTCGCGGACGACGAAGTCGCCATTCCGGCCGTGGGTATAGTAGTGTAGGTCTGAGCCGCAGAGGCCGGTGGCTTGCACGGCGACTTGGACGGAGTTGCCGGTTGGGGCGGGTGCTGGGCGTGTTTCCTTAGAGTATTCGTTAACGACCTGTTCTGGGTTTCATATCAAGGGATTCTGTTTCTTACCAGGCGCAGGTCCTTTGCGCCGTGGAGGACGAGCGCATTGACGGTTGTCTCTGTCATGGTAGCTGTGTGTATGAGTTGTttgagaggaagagagtcGAACAAGAATTGACTTGATGTGATGATTCCCCTCGTAAACCCCCCCACGCATTCTCCCCCACGCATTCTGGTGGGGGTGCCGGACTTGGTCCGTGTCGGCTATCGAGCCAGATGCCGCATTTTCAATTGCCGATGCCGTAGGATGATTTGGGTGTCCGTGTCGGTATCATTTGGACAGACGAGACTTCAGGGATAATCGGGCTCATTAAAAGAGTTACGAGACGAGAGACGCAAACATGTACTTTAGGCACAGATATAGCTCTAAATCACCAACTATACAGTAGAACTCGCACTTAGTATAGTTATTTCCATACACCGTACTCTGTCATCTCGGAATTCAGGCTCCACCTGTGGGGTTATCTATCGATAGTCGCGGGGTTTGTTTCTTCCCTTTAgccagctcttctctctttttcgCAACAATACCCCCGGAAAACAACCGCCAACATGCCTTCCGCTCTGCTCATCGGCGACATTATACATGCGCGTAAGGAATGGGAGAgtctctcctccatcctgACGCTCAAAGTAACATCGCCTAGTtatataaaaaaaaaaggtgcAACCGCTAATCCGCAACAGGAATTCCCCAGCGGCGGCAGACAAGCATTCATCCAGAACTGCCAGGCCGGCCAGTACGACGACGTCGTTGCCATCTACCGGTCCAATACGTCCAACAAGGTGCGAGCAAACTCACTCTACAGAAAGGTCATTGGCTAAATGCACGCCTTTAGCATACTGGTCCCTTCAACTCGGAGCTAGTTGCCGTCCTCCCGCAATCCCTGCGCTACATCTGCCACAACGGCGCGGGTTATGACAACATTGACATCGCCGCCTGCTCGCAGCGCAACATTGCCGTATCCAGCACGCCCGTCGCGGTGAACAACGCCACCGCCGACGTGGGCATCTTCCTCATGATTGGCGCATTGCGACAGGCCTACGTGCCGCAGGCGGCTCTTCGCGCTGGTGAGTTCATCTGCCTACGCTCAAAATGATTGCCCACTGAGAATAGGGATAGGAACCTGGCAGGGAAAGACCACATTGGGCAATGATCCCCAGGGCAAGGTGTTGGGGATTCTGGGGATGGGGGGTATTGGACGGGTATGTAGATTGATTTACTTGCCTTGATGATAGAGCTCTGCCTAACGAACGGGGATCAGGAAATGGCTGCGCGAGCCAAAGCATTCGGCATGAAGATCCAGTATCACAATCGCTCGCAACTGCCCGCTGATCTGGAAGGAGGCGCGACGTATGTCTCGTTCGACGAGCTGTTGGCGAATGCCGACGTGCTGAGTCTGAACCTGGCGCTGAACGCATCCACGCGCCACATTATTGGTGCAACGGAGTTCGGCAAGATGAAGGATGGCGTGGTGATCGTAAACACGGCGAGAGGAGCCTTGATTGACGAGAAGGCGCTGGTCGCGGCGCTGGAGTCGGGCAAGGTATGTATCCAATCCTCCCTGAGGAGAATCCGGCAGTTAATGATGATAAAAGGTGCGCTCTGCCGGCCTGGATGTGTACGAGAATGAACCCGAGATTGAGCCTGAGTTGGTGAGTAACCCGCGCGTTATGTTGCTGCCGCACATTGGCACGATGACCTACGAGACGCAGCGGGAGATGGAAATTTTGGTGCTGGATAATCTGCggttggcggtggagaagggGGAGTTGCTCACGCAGGTACCAGAGCAGAAGCGGCAGGCCAAGGTATAGATGGGGAGGAGTGTAGGCAGAGTCCCTACGCAGGTAGTTAGATAAAGGAGAATAGTTACCTCAGTTAATAGAGATGCTCTAAACAAGtctgcctgaggcatcacAATTTACTTACATAAGGCATAATCACCTGACCCGCTTAGGGCTCGCTTAGCACCTGACCTCGCAAAAATCCACACTCGAAGAATCCGCGACCGACAGCGGAACCCATCACCACCCGACAAAGGaccatcgacttcctctCGCCAACTCCTCCAAGATGGTGAGTCTCCCTGATCTCTTGTGTCTCGACGACAATTCCTTTGCCCAATTACTCTTCGATGCCGCTCGCCTGGTCAACCACTGTCGACTCGTCTCATCTTGAAATCCGTCAAATCCACAAAAACACCAAACGCTaactccctctccctctaCAGGTCCGTTACGCCGCCCAGGAGATCTCGGCCACGAAGAGCGCCCGCGCGCGGGGCTCGTACCTGCGTGTCAGCTTCAAGAACACCCGTGAGACCGCCCAGGCCATCAACGGCATGAAGCTGCAGAAGGCCCTCACCTTCCTCGAGAACGTCACCACCAAGACCATGGCCGTCCCCATGCGGCGGTACGCCGGCAGCACCGGTCGCACTGCTCAGGGTGAGTGCTTCCCTTTTCTTCTATTCTGCATGTGGGAAAAAAAACTAGTGgaggttttttttttgaagCGCACGATTGCAGAATGGAATTAATGGTTGAATATTTTTTCTGACAACCACTCAGGCAAGCAGTTCGGTGTTAGCAAGGCCCGCTGGCCCGTCAAGTCCGCCGAGTTCCTCATCGATCTCCTGAAGAACGCCGAGGCCAACGCCGACACCAAGGGTCTCGACACTGGCAACCTGGTCGTCAAGCGCATCCAGGTCAACCAGGCTCCCAAGGGCCGGAGACGCACTTACCGTGCCCACGGTCGCGTACGTTTCTTGAATCATGTCTCAACCCACCCAACACTTAACTAACATCCTCCAGATCAACCCCTACATGACCAACCCCTGCCACATCGAGCTCATCCTCACTGAGGCCGATGAGCAGGTCGCCAAGGGCCCCTCGGATGCCCTCAAGCCCCGTCTGTCGTCCCGCCAGCGTGGCTCCCAGATCCGCCGTGCCCTCACCGAGGCATAGATGGATcagtggatggatgtgaaggagaagggggtATGATATGATGATGTTGTGTGCCCGGAAATAGAAAACGGTCGCAGTGGGCGGGGGATTTTCCTTTCCGCATCTCGTCTCTCTGTGATGTCTGTTGGAAACGGATCACACGATTGATTGTTTTTAAGGTCATGGCGCCCAGCACGCATGGAGAACAATTTCAAAAAGTTCAAATACCACGATATCATTCTGTAATCTACTAGGTTCTGTATTCCAATAACATCGGTAGGGACCTGGGAATATTCTGCTGCGGGGTCATTTTCCTCTACAACCATCGGATCACCTAGGAGAGGTACAGACCACACCATGTCCCAGCTCAAAGACTACCGCCTCCTCTGCTTCGACGTCTACGGCACCCTAATAGACTGGGAATCCGGCATCCTCTCAGCCCTACAACCTCTCCTCTCGAAGAGCACCACCGTATTCCCCAACGCGCACCTGCTGACCCTCTACGACTCTCTCGAAAGCGCCCAGCAGTGCAAAACCCCCGGCATGCCCTACTCGCAGCTGCTAGCCACCATCCACCCAACCCTCGCCTCGCAACTAGGTCTCCCACCCCCCAGCCCCGAAGAAAGCAGCGCGTTTGGCAACTCCGTCGGCAGCTGGCCCGCCTTCCCAGACACGGTGGATGCGCTACGCCGACTGGGGAAACACTACAAACTTGTCGTGCTGTCCAATGTCGACAGGGAGTCCTTTGCGCGCTCGAATGAGGGTAGTTTGCAATCTGTGCCCTTTGATCTGGTCATCACGGCGCAGGATGTAGGGTCTTATAAACCTGATCTCCGGAATTTCGAGTATATGATTGACAAAGTAAAAATCACCTTTGATATTCCTCAGACAGCGATTCTGCAGACGGCGCAGAGCCAGTTTCATGATCATCagccggcgaagaagatgggagTTAAGTCTGTTTGGATTGAGCGGCCGGGGGCTACCATGGGGAATCGGGGGAAAACTGAGTTTGATTGGAGATTTGATACACTAGGGGAGATGGCAGATGCATTGGAGAAAGAATTGGAACAATAGTAGTCATCGGGAAGAGTAGTGGTAGTATATCATTCTTGATTATGGTAGAGAGGATCGCTTTTGTTGTTGCGGGTAGGATCGTAGTTAAAAATAGATTGATTGATCCTTACGGCCCCAGACAGGACGATCGCGTTTCATTATTTGGCTTGGGGCTTAGCTATAGCTTCCATGAACGGTCTAGCAATACTAATTTTGGCCTAGCGATTACTCACAGTAGCTCGCCTTGACCATGCACTATATCGCTGTTGACTGCTAGGCACCTACTTAGTACCGGCTGACGCAGCTCAACCAGAGACTAACCATCGGTGACCACAGAAGAAACCCCCGAAACACGTCAACGGACATCTACGCGTATAGCCTGTTGGTAGTGTCTTCGCTTGGCGGGGAGGCTGAGACCTCGCTTCTCTTCCGTGGCTTGTTTTGGCTCTGGCCCCCATCAATTATTAGTATCGGTGTTTTTCCTCTAGTTTGCCTCCTAaccttctctttcttcctcccctgTTTCCCCCgctcccccaccaccaccaccgccatgAAGCGCTTCCTACGTCTCAACCGGCGTGAGAGTGAGCAAGAGAGTGAGTTGGACTGCTCGTCtcttccccccctctccccgGTTCACGGAATGCTAACAGGACCACCCAGGCCCATCTGGCTCCGACACCGAACCAACCCACTCCAGTGACTCGCCCGAGGGCATTCTCCTAAGAGAAATTGTGCGTTTGTTGAGATTGAAAAAACAGATTTATCCCGACTGACAACAAGTCCAGACAGCCTTTTGCGAAACCAGCGGTGCCCCGCAGCACAGCTCTGTATGTACTCAACCCCCACAATCCTCCACTTCCATGCTATGCACACCCAACTGACCAAGCCTCCCTACTACAGACCGCCGGAGAGGAATTCGTCCACCTGCCCCTCATCGTCGAAACTGCCGAAAGCAGTCCCAACGCCGCCAAGGAGGCCGCCCATCGCATTCGCAGGTACCTCTCCGCGCCAGACAAAACCCCGAACCACGTCCAGTACAACGCCATCATGCTCATGCGCATCCTGGCCGATAACCCGGGCCACACGTTCACGCGCAACATTGACGCCAAATTCGTGTCCACGATCAAGACCCAGCTCAGGCAAGGGCGCGACTGGCACGTGCAGCACTACCTGCGCCAATACCTGAGCACGCTGGAGACGCAGCGCCACTGGGATCAGGACCTGACGGAACTGTTGCAGATGTGGAGTAAGGAGAAGCACAAGGCTACGCAGTCATGGGTAAGAACCTGTTTTTGgttgtttttcctttttgaGGAAAAGTATCGCAGAAGGCACCCATCCGCTAACCACAGTCTCTCGAATTAGACGGACCGCCGGCCGATGGTGGGATCGTATCCACCGAATCCGCAGCAACCGCAGTACCAGAATTATAATTACTCTCCGCGTCCGCAGGCACCGCGCAACGTGCTGCCAAACCCGGAGGAGCTAGCGGCTCGCGTTACCGAGTCGCGCAACTCCGCCAAGCTGCTCACGCAGTTCGTGCAGTCGACCCCGCCGACAGAGATGGAAAGCAACGACCTGATCAAGGAGTTCACGGACCGCTGCCGGAACGCTGCGGGTGTCATCTCGGGCTATATGCAGGCGACTAACCCCGCGCCGGACGATGAAACTCTCCTAACTCTGATCGAGACGAACGACGAGCTGTCCGTGGCGCTCtcacagcagcagcgcgcAGCGCTGAAAGCGCGAAAGGCCCGCGGCTCTGTCAGTCAGAGCCCCAATAATAACTCCGCCCGCGAGCGCAGCCCGCAGTCAAACAAGAACAATTATGCCGTTGCGTCCGGCGCTATTGGGCCCATGTCGGCGAATGCAGCGCCTCGCTTGGATAACGATGTGCCCTCGCCTTTGATCGATGTAAATGATGCCGCAGAGCCAGCGCCCAGCTCGCGACCAACTGCCCCCAGGACTACGAGCCAGCGGTATGAGTATAACTCGGATGAGTTCCAGGTGCAGAATCCCTTTGACGATGATTATGCTACGAATGACTCCGATTCGAATCATCCTCGTAGCACAGAGCCTAGTGGTCGTGTTGGGATTGTGGCTACTGAGCAGGAGCACTGAAGAGCGGTTGGTTGTTGTTAGAGGctctgctttcttttttggggaTTATCTTGTCTTTGTTCTTGTCTCTCGATAAAGCGTTTTGTTGTCATTGTCTGCACTCACCCATGATACCTCCGTGGAGCACCGTTTCTTACATCTACTTGGATTATATACTTCTTTTCGGTAGAAGCAGGCATACAGAGTATATACCCACCATACACAGCCTGAAAAAACCGATTGTATGGAATATCTGGATATAGTGAGCTCCTTGAAAGCTAGGAAATCGTTGGTTTATCCGGCATTTCGTCTTTCATATCGCTCTCGCGATAGTAGATCAGGATCCACTCTCGTTGAACCTAGGCTTATTTCTGATCATCAATCTATTTATAGCTTCGCATACAGATATTGAGATACGACTATATAGTATTGACTGTTCGCACTTCTACAATCGATTGCAATGAATTAAAGATCATTCCACATATTCTGCAATCAGCATTCATTCAAGATCTAACTACGCCATAGTTACTCGTCTCGATAAGATAAGAGCTACAAAGAGCTCTTCCCCCAAAAA of the Penicillium psychrofluorescens genome assembly, chromosome: 1 genome contains:
- a CDS encoding uncharacterized protein (ID:PFLUO_000983-T1.cds;~source:funannotate), which produces MKRFLRLNRRESEQESPSGSDTEPTHSSDSPEGILLREITAFCETSGAPQHSSTAGEEFVHLPLIVETAESSPNAAKEAAHRIRRYLSAPDKTPNHVQYNAIMLMRILADNPGHTFTRNIDAKFVSTIKTQLRQGRDWHVQHYLRQYLSTLETQRHWDQDLTELLQMWSKEKHKATQSWTDRRPMVGSYPPNPQQPQYQNYNYSPRPQAPRNVLPNPEELAARVTESRNSAKLLTQFVQSTPPTEMESNDLIKEFTDRCRNAAGVISGYMQATNPAPDDETLLTLIETNDELSVALSQQQRAALKARKARGSVSQSPNNNSARERSPQSNKNNYAVASGAIGPMSANAAPRLDNDVPSPLIDVNDAAEPAPSSRPTAPRTTSQRYEYNSDEFQVQNPFDDDYATNDSDSNHPRSTEPSGRVGIVATEQEH
- a CDS encoding uncharacterized protein (ID:PFLUO_000980-T1.cds;~source:funannotate) encodes the protein MTETTVNALVLHGAKDLRLVVNEYSKETRPAPAPTGNSVQVAVQATGLCGSDLHYYTHGRNGDFVVREPMCLGHESSGTVTALGGDVKSLKIGDRVALEVGLPCRKCALCQQGRYNICSAMQFRSSAKQFPHLDGTLMERTNHPADMCHLLPDNVSDAGGALIEPLAVCLHAIRRSRPPTAEQVALSKSTGEGTAALVFGAGAIGLLLASALATSEQFTSIVVADIDPSRLKIAEALGLGLKTALIPRGDPAHPPPAPDAPHAEQTAFALQNAQRVASTLTAAAVSADGDLPVPGFSRVYDCTGVPACVQAGIYASAPGGVLVQIGMGNPIQTLPVGAAALREVDIIGVFRYDGYAYPAAIALMASGKMAKVEEQVVTHRIKLADGERAFQLAGKGVDEVGKPVVKVVIES
- a CDS encoding uncharacterized protein (ID:PFLUO_000979-T1.cds;~source:funannotate): MSLNEIKGRLALITGASGGIGAACAHQLASESVHLALTYSTNLDAMNTLVETLKSTHADKQLRISTHQVDVSSAESIEAMFTEIDAQHGRRSDILVSNAGYGKRFPNVWDITLEEFDYTLNVNLRASFILVKGVVEHMKAQHWGRIVLMSSIAGQGGGINGCHYAASKGGLTGMMKNLSTRLAEFNISVNDVAPAMIGDTGMIPNAAAIPEVAASIPLQRLGTPEETANVVTMLCKTGYMTGQSLLLAGGLK
- a CDS encoding uncharacterized protein (ID:PFLUO_000982-T1.cds;~source:funannotate), encoding MSQLKDYRLLCFDVYGTLIDWESGILSALQPLLSKSTTVFPNAHLLTLYDSLESAQQCKTPGMPYSQLLATIHPTLASQLGLPPPSPEESSAFGNSVGSWPAFPDTVDALRRLGKHYKLVVLSNVDRESFARSNEGSLQSVPFDLVITAQDVGSYKPDLRNFEYMIDKVKITFDIPQTAILQTAQSQFHDHQPAKKMGVKSVWIERPGATMGNRGKTEFDWRFDTLGEMADALEKELEQ
- a CDS encoding uncharacterized protein (ID:PFLUO_000981-T1.cds;~source:funannotate) gives rise to the protein MPSALLIGDIIHARKEWESLSSILTLKEFPSGGRQAFIQNCQAGQYDDVVAIYRSNTSNKHTGPFNSELVAVLPQSLRYICHNGAGYDNIDIAACSQRNIAVSSTPVAVNNATADVGIFLMIGALRQAYVPQAALRAGTWQGKTTLGNDPQGKVLGILGMGGIGREMAARAKAFGMKIQYHNRSQLPADLEGGATYVSFDELLANADVLSLNLALNASTRHIIGATEFGKMKDGVVIVNTARGALIDEKALVAALESGKVRSAGLDVYENEPEIEPELVSNPRVMLLPHIGTMTYETQREMEILVLDNLRLAVEKGELLTQVPEQKRQAKHLTSQKSTLEESATDSGTHHHPTKDHRLPLANSSKMVRYAAQEISATKSARARGSYLRVSFKNTRETAQAINGMKLQKALTFLENVTTKTMAVPMRRYAGSTGRTAQGKQFGVSKARWPVKSAEFLIDLLKNAEANADTKGLDTGNLVVKRIQVNQAPKGRRRTYRAHGRINPYMTNPCHIELILTEADEQVAKGPSDALKPRLSSRQRGSQIRRALTEA